One part of the Bradyrhizobium sp. CB1650 genome encodes these proteins:
- a CDS encoding GMC oxidoreductase, with protein sequence MAVERYDYVVVGAGAGGGVLAARLAEAGRRVLVLDAGDDPVRPAGDVSPESRAVGPDYQVPAFHPYASENPSLRWNFWVRHYVNDEQQRKDWRYYENCDGEAVDGVLYPRASGLGGCTGHNAMIIVRPNNADWNHIWQTTGDASWRASNMQQYFRRLERCRYRWFVLGWLDRLFGWNPTGHGWRGWLTTERALPLRAVLDWRLRRTMWRALLATASLLPDASEGWGWLMRSLGDPNDERLLDAEASTICLTPMSSARHARTGPREFLREVQKRFPNNLTIRLNAFVTRIEIDPVSRTASGVFYCEGKRIYRAAAQPRGAAGQERFVGASREVILAGGAFNTPQLLMLSGIGDRAHLEEYEIAAVKHLPGVGQNLQDRYEIGVVNRVKKPWKALRGATYTTKDRLYRQWRRWGTGAYTSNGLLFSAKFRSRTDQDRPDLFCFCLLADFRGYYPNYSERVQKLNYFTWAVLKAYTHNTAGTVRLRSDDPLDRPLINFNHFPEGELASGADLDAMITGIRVGRKVTDALGKLIVEEEVPGRHVYTDDQLRRHVEDNAWGHHACGTCAMKPEDRGGVVDSKFRVHGIGNLRIVDASVFPRIPGYFIVTAVYMIAEKAADVILSECDEASEMSDRPRGTAPGDAS encoded by the coding sequence ATGGCAGTGGAACGCTATGACTATGTCGTGGTCGGGGCGGGCGCCGGCGGCGGCGTGCTGGCGGCGCGTTTGGCCGAGGCTGGCCGGCGCGTTCTGGTCCTGGACGCAGGCGATGATCCCGTCAGGCCCGCGGGCGACGTCTCACCGGAAAGCCGAGCCGTCGGGCCGGACTATCAGGTTCCTGCCTTCCACCCCTACGCGTCCGAAAACCCTTCGCTGAGATGGAATTTCTGGGTGCGCCATTACGTGAATGACGAGCAGCAGCGGAAGGACTGGCGCTATTACGAGAACTGCGACGGGGAAGCGGTCGACGGCGTGCTTTATCCCCGCGCCAGCGGTCTCGGCGGCTGCACCGGCCACAATGCGATGATCATCGTCCGGCCGAACAACGCCGACTGGAATCATATCTGGCAGACCACCGGTGACGCCTCGTGGCGGGCGTCCAACATGCAGCAATATTTTCGCCGCCTCGAGCGCTGCCGCTACCGCTGGTTCGTCCTCGGATGGCTCGACCGGCTGTTCGGCTGGAATCCGACCGGACACGGCTGGCGCGGCTGGCTGACGACCGAACGCGCATTGCCGCTGCGGGCTGTTCTCGATTGGCGGCTTCGGCGCACGATGTGGCGCGCCTTGCTCGCCACCGCCAGCCTGCTGCCGGACGCGTCCGAGGGCTGGGGGTGGCTGATGCGCAGCCTCGGCGATCCCAATGACGAGAGACTTTTGGACGCCGAGGCCTCGACCATCTGCCTGACGCCGATGTCGTCGGCGCGGCATGCGCGCACCGGACCTCGCGAATTCCTGCGCGAGGTGCAAAAGCGATTTCCGAACAACCTGACGATACGGCTGAACGCGTTCGTCACCCGCATCGAGATCGACCCCGTCTCGCGCACTGCATCCGGCGTCTTCTATTGCGAAGGCAAGCGGATCTATCGGGCGGCGGCACAGCCTCGCGGCGCGGCAGGGCAAGAAAGATTCGTCGGCGCGAGCCGCGAGGTGATCCTGGCCGGCGGCGCCTTCAACACCCCGCAATTGCTGATGCTGTCTGGGATTGGCGATCGTGCGCATCTGGAGGAGTACGAGATCGCAGCGGTGAAGCACCTGCCGGGGGTCGGCCAGAATCTCCAGGACCGATACGAGATCGGCGTGGTCAATCGCGTCAAGAAGCCGTGGAAAGCCCTGCGCGGCGCGACATACACGACCAAGGATCGCCTGTATCGTCAATGGCGTCGGTGGGGGACCGGCGCCTACACCAGCAACGGTCTCCTGTTCTCGGCCAAGTTCCGGTCGCGGACCGATCAGGACCGTCCCGACCTCTTCTGCTTCTGTCTCCTCGCCGATTTCCGCGGCTACTATCCCAACTATTCCGAGCGCGTCCAGAAGCTCAACTATTTCACCTGGGCCGTCCTCAAGGCGTACACGCACAACACGGCAGGCACGGTGCGATTGAGATCCGATGATCCGCTGGACCGGCCGCTGATCAACTTCAACCATTTTCCTGAAGGCGAGTTGGCTTCCGGCGCTGATCTCGACGCAATGATCACCGGCATCCGCGTCGGGCGCAAAGTGACCGATGCATTGGGGAAGCTGATCGTCGAAGAAGAGGTTCCCGGCCGCCATGTCTACACCGATGATCAATTGCGACGCCATGTCGAGGATAACGCCTGGGGCCATCACGCCTGCGGCACCTGCGCCATGAAGCCGGAAGATCGGGGTGGCGTGGTCGACAGCAAATTCCGTGTCCACGGCATCGGAAATCTCCGCATCGTCGATGCATCGGTCTTTCCGCGCATCCCCGGCTATTTCATCGTGACAGCCGTGTACATGATCGCCGAGAAAGCGGCCGACGTCATTCTGAGTGAATGCGACGAGGCAAGTGAGATGAGTGATCGCCCCAGAGGTACAGCACCGGGAGACGCGTCGTGA
- a CDS encoding Zn-dependent hydrolase, whose translation MPETQSRANGERVLADLNALRAIGAYKTGVHKPTFSEPHQQSLKWLVQKLPEAGLSGSIDGIGNVFGTSAKPGPKLLAGSHLESQNYAGWLDGPLGVIYALEAARVLNSDPSLKGAVEVAAWCDEEGHFGHFLGSRSYVGQVTEADIDAARDRTSGLTMRDALADMGLAGRVRITAEPGRHIGYLEAHIEQGDTLESGRLAIGVVTSIVGIWQYRIDFIGEQNHAGTTRMAARKDAGLALAKFCVAIDERFPAACGPRTVWTTGRITLDPGAPSIIPGSAEMLFQIRDDDPAVIARLEELLRTMADEVNTKGPCTATVERIRTGAPAMMDSRFQEAIEAASKAVADGRSLRMPSGAGHDAQMLATVMPAGMLFVPSIGGISHHWTENTADADIITGAQVFVEACRRILGG comes from the coding sequence ATGCCTGAGACACAGTCGCGCGCCAATGGCGAGCGGGTTCTCGCCGATCTCAATGCGCTGCGCGCCATCGGCGCCTACAAGACCGGCGTGCACAAGCCGACCTTCTCCGAGCCGCACCAGCAGTCGCTAAAATGGCTGGTGCAGAAGCTGCCTGAAGCAGGCCTCAGCGGTTCGATCGACGGCATCGGCAATGTCTTCGGCACCAGCGCAAAACCCGGGCCAAAGCTGCTGGCGGGATCGCATCTGGAAAGCCAGAACTACGCCGGCTGGCTCGATGGTCCTCTGGGCGTCATCTATGCGCTGGAAGCGGCGCGCGTGCTCAATTCTGATCCCTCGCTGAAGGGCGCGGTCGAGGTTGCCGCCTGGTGCGACGAGGAGGGGCACTTCGGCCACTTCCTTGGCTCGCGCTCCTATGTCGGGCAGGTGACCGAGGCCGACATCGACGCAGCACGCGACCGGACCAGCGGCCTGACCATGCGCGATGCACTCGCCGACATGGGCCTAGCCGGACGCGTGCGCATTACCGCCGAGCCGGGGCGCCATATCGGATATCTCGAGGCGCATATCGAGCAAGGCGACACGCTCGAAAGCGGGCGGCTTGCGATCGGCGTCGTGACCTCCATTGTCGGCATCTGGCAGTATCGCATCGATTTCATCGGCGAGCAGAATCACGCCGGCACCACCCGCATGGCCGCGCGCAAGGATGCGGGTCTGGCGCTGGCCAAGTTCTGCGTGGCGATCGACGAGCGCTTCCCGGCGGCATGCGGACCGCGCACCGTCTGGACCACCGGCCGGATCACGCTCGATCCGGGCGCTCCGAGCATCATCCCCGGCAGTGCCGAGATGCTGTTCCAGATCCGCGACGACGACCCGGCGGTGATCGCGCGGCTTGAGGAGCTGCTGCGGACGATGGCGGATGAGGTCAACACGAAAGGTCCCTGCACCGCGACGGTAGAGCGGATCCGCACCGGCGCTCCTGCCATGATGGATTCCCGCTTCCAGGAGGCGATCGAGGCGGCGAGCAAGGCCGTTGCGGACGGACGATCGCTCCGCATGCCCAGCGGAGCCGGCCATGATGCGCAGATGCTCGCGACGGTCATGCCCGCGGGCATGCTGTTCGTGCCGTCGATCGGCGGCATCAGCCACCATTGGACCGAAAACACAGCCGACGCCGATATCATCACGGGCGCACAGGTCTTCGTCGAGGCCTGCCGGCGCATCCTCGGCGGCTAG
- a CDS encoding ABC transporter ATP-binding protein, which yields MTTLKIEQVSRTFPARHGNAPTKALEPTDLVIGNNDFVTILGPSGCGKSTLLRIVAGLDRPTSGRVTLDGREVIGPGADRGMVFQSYTLFPWLTVRENIAFGLRERGVPQGERHKIADAFIRRVGLSGFEHHWPKQLSGGMQQRTAIARALANDPKILLLDEPFGALDNQTRALMQEMLLGIWERDQKTVLFVTHDIEEAIFLGSRVIVMSARPGRIKAEIAVDLPHPRSYKIKTTPEFVRLKERLVEEIRTEALKVAEHA from the coding sequence ATGACGACGCTGAAGATAGAGCAGGTCTCGCGAACTTTTCCCGCGCGCCACGGCAACGCCCCGACCAAGGCGCTGGAACCGACCGATCTCGTGATCGGCAACAACGATTTCGTCACCATCCTCGGTCCCTCCGGCTGCGGCAAGTCCACGCTGCTTCGCATCGTCGCCGGCCTCGACCGCCCGACCAGCGGGCGCGTCACGCTCGACGGCCGCGAGGTGATCGGCCCCGGCGCCGATCGCGGCATGGTGTTCCAGTCCTATACCCTGTTCCCCTGGCTCACCGTGCGCGAGAACATCGCCTTCGGCCTGCGCGAGCGCGGCGTTCCGCAAGGCGAGCGGCACAAGATCGCGGACGCGTTCATCCGCCGGGTCGGCCTCTCCGGCTTCGAGCACCACTGGCCGAAGCAACTCTCGGGCGGCATGCAGCAGCGCACGGCGATCGCGCGCGCGCTCGCCAATGATCCAAAGATCCTCCTGCTCGACGAGCCCTTCGGCGCGCTGGACAACCAGACCCGCGCGCTGATGCAGGAGATGCTGCTCGGGATTTGGGAGCGCGACCAGAAGACCGTGCTGTTCGTCACCCACGACATCGAGGAGGCGATCTTCCTCGGCAGCCGCGTCATCGTCATGAGCGCGCGACCCGGCCGCATCAAGGCCGAGATTGCCGTGGACCTGCCGCATCCGCGCTCCTACAAGATCAAGACCACGCCGGAATTCGTCCGGTTGAAGGAGCGGCTGGTCGAGGAGATCCGCACCGAGGCGTTGAAGGTTGCCGAACATGCCTGA
- a CDS encoding ABC transporter permease, with product MRPLDPVTSKQRVAYGLAFFVLFVAFWSWATFGGHVSKTFLANPLTMVQEGLELLTRHGFLFDIGMTIWRVVGGFALAAILAVPLGVLMGAYKPVEAFLEPFVSFARYLPASAFIPLLILWAGIGELQKLLVIFIGSVFQVILMVAVTVGATRRDLVEAAYTLGASDRGIIRRVLLPSSAPEIAEILRLVLGWAWTYVIVAELIGSSSGIGHMITDSQALLNTGQIIFGIIVIGLIGLISDFLFKAFNAWLFPWKLA from the coding sequence ATGCGTCCCCTGGATCCCGTGACATCGAAGCAGCGCGTGGCCTATGGCCTTGCGTTCTTCGTGCTGTTCGTTGCCTTCTGGTCGTGGGCAACGTTCGGCGGCCATGTGTCAAAGACCTTCCTCGCCAACCCGCTGACCATGGTGCAGGAAGGCCTTGAGCTCCTGACCCGGCATGGCTTCCTGTTCGACATCGGCATGACGATCTGGCGCGTGGTCGGCGGATTTGCGCTGGCCGCGATCCTCGCGGTGCCGCTCGGCGTGCTGATGGGCGCCTACAAGCCGGTCGAGGCATTCCTCGAACCCTTCGTCTCGTTCGCGCGGTATCTGCCCGCCTCCGCCTTCATTCCGCTGCTGATCCTGTGGGCCGGCATCGGCGAATTGCAGAAGCTGCTCGTCATCTTCATCGGCTCGGTGTTCCAGGTGATCCTGATGGTGGCGGTGACCGTGGGCGCGACGCGGCGCGATCTGGTCGAGGCGGCCTATACGCTAGGCGCCAGTGACCGCGGCATCATCCGCCGCGTGCTGCTGCCCTCCTCCGCGCCCGAGATCGCGGAAATCCTGCGGCTGGTGCTGGGCTGGGCCTGGACCTACGTCATCGTCGCCGAGCTGATCGGCTCGTCCTCGGGCATCGGCCACATGATCACCGACAGCCAGGCGCTGCTCAACACCGGTCAGATCATCTTCGGCATCATCGTCATCGGACTGATCGGCCTCATCTCCGACTTCCTGTTCAAGGCGTTCAACGCCTGGCTGTTCCCGTGGAAGCTCGCATGA
- a CDS encoding ABC transporter substrate-binding protein, which translates to MRSSRVFATIIALAAATPALADDIKVGVGISGWTGFAPLTLAKEAGIFKKNGLDVTIKKIPQKDRHLAIASGDVQCAATTVETWISWNANGVATKQIFQLDKSFGADGMAVRNDVTAIKDLKGKTVAASAPGTSPYFALAWMLKKNGLSVKDVTVVNLEPAAAAQAFVSGQNDAAMTYEPYLSTVRAAPDKGKIIATTLDYPMVMDTFGCTPKFLTDNPKAAKALADSYFEALDMIAKDQAKAYEIMGADVKQSGEQFGNSAKYLRWQDKAANQKFFAGDFLTFNKEAAELLLEIGIIKAAPKVEDLFDASYIK; encoded by the coding sequence ATGCGTAGTTCAAGAGTTTTCGCGACAATCATTGCCCTCGCGGCGGCCACCCCTGCGCTCGCCGACGACATCAAGGTCGGCGTCGGCATCTCCGGCTGGACCGGTTTTGCGCCGCTGACGCTCGCCAAGGAGGCCGGCATCTTCAAGAAGAACGGCCTCGACGTGACGATTAAGAAGATTCCGCAGAAGGATCGCCACCTCGCCATCGCCTCCGGCGACGTTCAGTGCGCGGCAACAACCGTCGAGACCTGGATTTCGTGGAACGCCAACGGCGTCGCCACCAAGCAGATCTTCCAGCTCGACAAGAGCTTTGGCGCCGACGGTATGGCCGTCCGCAACGATGTCACCGCGATCAAGGATCTGAAGGGCAAGACGGTCGCGGCCTCCGCGCCCGGCACCTCGCCCTATTTCGCGCTGGCCTGGATGCTGAAGAAGAACGGACTGTCGGTGAAGGACGTCACCGTCGTCAACCTCGAGCCCGCTGCGGCCGCGCAGGCCTTCGTCTCCGGCCAGAACGATGCGGCGATGACCTATGAGCCGTATCTGTCGACCGTGCGCGCCGCGCCCGACAAGGGCAAGATCATCGCGACCACGCTCGACTATCCGATGGTCATGGACACTTTCGGCTGCACGCCGAAATTCCTCACCGACAATCCAAAGGCGGCAAAGGCGCTCGCCGACAGCTATTTCGAGGCGCTGGACATGATCGCCAAGGATCAGGCCAAGGCCTACGAGATCATGGGCGCCGACGTGAAGCAGAGCGGCGAGCAGTTCGGCAACTCGGCAAAATATCTGCGCTGGCAGGACAAGGCCGCGAACCAGAAGTTCTTCGCTGGCGATTTCCTGACCTTCAACAAGGAAGCCGCCGAGCTTTTGCTCGAGATCGGCATCATCAAGGCCGCGCCGAAGGTCGAGGACCTCTTCGACGCGAGCTACATCAAGTAA
- the hutC gene encoding histidine utilization repressor — protein MSLATNAADKPTLYKRIRADIEKRILTGEWPPGHRIPFEHQLMARYGCSRMTVNKALSELAQADLIERRRRAGSFVRRPQHMSAVLRIADIRAEITALGRAYGYELIHRSQRAATAADRARLGVKKAGKVVAIACRHSADNVPFAVEDRLIDLASVPEAASADFASEPPGSWLLHHVPWTEAEHTISAIVADDRTAEALDISVGAPCLVIDRYTWRSARTITAVRLLYPGDSHRLVARFQGG, from the coding sequence ATGAGCCTCGCCACCAATGCTGCCGACAAGCCGACGCTCTACAAGCGGATCCGGGCCGACATCGAGAAGCGCATCCTGACCGGCGAATGGCCGCCCGGGCATCGCATCCCCTTCGAGCACCAGTTGATGGCCCGCTATGGCTGCTCGCGCATGACGGTGAACAAGGCTCTGTCCGAGCTCGCGCAGGCCGACCTGATCGAACGGCGGCGCCGCGCCGGCTCGTTCGTGCGCCGGCCGCAACACATGTCGGCCGTGCTCAGGATCGCCGACATCCGCGCCGAGATCACCGCGCTCGGGCGCGCTTACGGCTACGAGCTGATCCATCGTAGCCAGCGCGCTGCAACCGCCGCCGATCGCGCCCGTCTCGGGGTCAAGAAGGCCGGCAAGGTGGTCGCGATCGCCTGCCGGCACAGCGCCGACAACGTGCCGTTTGCGGTCGAGGACAGGCTGATCGATCTCGCCTCCGTGCCGGAGGCCGCGAGCGCGGACTTTGCGAGCGAACCGCCCGGTTCGTGGCTGCTTCATCATGTTCCATGGACAGAAGCCGAGCACACCATCAGCGCCATCGTTGCCGACGACCGTACGGCGGAGGCGCTCGACATCTCGGTCGGCGCGCCCTGCCTCGTGATCGACCGCTATACCTGGCGCAGCGCGCGCACCATCACCGCCGTGCGGCTGCTCTATCCCGGTGACTCTCACCGCCTTGTCGCCCGATTCCAGGGAGGCTGA
- a CDS encoding formimidoylglutamate deiminase, which produces MTRLHFASALLPSGWANDVQVVVAAGAIAAVTAGVAPEAGDERHQIALPGLASLHSHAFQRGIAGLAELRGDSTDTFWTWRETMYRFALAMTPDDVAAVATLLYVEMLEQGFTRVGEFHYLHHDDDGSPYADIAEMATRIAQAAAASGIGLTLLPSFYAHASFGGAAPHSGQRRFICSVDQFAALVAASRKAISTLPDANIGIAPHSLRAVTPDELAAILPLADGGPVHIHAAEQVKEVEDCLAWSDRRPVQWLLQNAPLDQRWCLIHATHTTHEEVAALASTGAVAGLCPVTEASLGDGIFPAREFLDAGGAFGVGTDSNVLVGVADELRQLEYGQRLKHRERNVLSGGAGSSTGRALFDHALAGGARALVQKTIGLAPGARADIVTLDAEHPSLAGRHGDGVIDGWIFAAGSGAINCVWAGGNKVVEGGRHRLRAKAREQFNTAVRRLVA; this is translated from the coding sequence ATGACACGACTGCATTTCGCCTCCGCGCTGCTGCCTTCGGGCTGGGCCAATGACGTGCAGGTGGTCGTCGCCGCCGGCGCGATTGCCGCGGTGACTGCGGGCGTGGCACCGGAGGCCGGCGACGAACGGCACCAGATTGCGCTTCCGGGACTGGCGAGCCTGCACAGCCACGCGTTTCAGCGCGGCATCGCGGGACTTGCCGAGCTGCGCGGCGACTCGACCGATACGTTCTGGACCTGGCGGGAGACAATGTACCGTTTCGCGCTGGCGATGACGCCGGACGACGTCGCCGCCGTCGCGACGCTGCTTTATGTCGAGATGCTGGAACAGGGTTTTACCCGCGTCGGCGAATTCCACTACCTGCATCACGATGACGACGGTTCGCCCTATGCCGACATCGCCGAGATGGCCACCCGCATTGCACAGGCCGCCGCAGCCTCCGGCATCGGCCTCACGCTGCTACCGAGCTTCTATGCGCACGCTTCCTTTGGCGGCGCGGCGCCGCATTCCGGTCAGCGCCGTTTCATCTGCTCGGTCGATCAGTTTGCCGCACTGGTGGCCGCTTCGCGCAAGGCGATCAGCACATTGCCGGACGCCAATATCGGCATCGCGCCGCACAGCCTGCGCGCCGTGACGCCGGATGAGCTCGCGGCGATCCTTCCGCTCGCCGACGGCGGGCCAGTGCACATTCATGCCGCCGAGCAGGTCAAGGAGGTCGAGGACTGCCTCGCCTGGTCGGATCGGCGGCCGGTGCAATGGCTCTTGCAGAACGCGCCCCTCGATCAGCGCTGGTGCCTCATTCACGCGACCCACACGACGCATGAGGAAGTCGCGGCGCTCGCCAGCACCGGCGCGGTGGCGGGCCTCTGCCCTGTGACCGAGGCGAGCCTTGGCGACGGCATTTTTCCGGCCCGCGAGTTCCTCGACGCCGGCGGCGCCTTCGGCGTCGGCACCGATTCCAACGTGCTGGTCGGCGTCGCCGACGAGCTGCGTCAACTCGAATACGGCCAACGACTCAAGCATCGCGAGCGCAACGTCCTGTCGGGCGGCGCAGGCAGCTCGACAGGACGCGCACTGTTCGACCACGCGCTTGCGGGCGGCGCGCGGGCGCTGGTGCAGAAAACTATCGGCCTTGCGCCGGGCGCGCGTGCCGACATCGTCACGCTCGACGCCGAACATCCATCGCTGGCGGGACGCCACGGCGATGGCGTCATCGACGGCTGGATCTTCGCGGCCGGCAGCGGCGCGATCAATTGCGTCTGGGCCGGCGGCAACAAGGTCGTCGAAGGCGGGCGGCACAGGCTGCGCGCCAAGGCACGGGAGCAATTCAACACAGCCGTGCGGAGGCTCGTCGCATGA
- the hutI gene encoding imidazolonepropionase produces MAERFDRIWHNAWLATMRADRPDLGEIEHGLIAARNGRIVYAGAQADFPAGADAAERIDCEGRWITPGLVDCHTHLVYGGNRAHEFELRLKGASYEEIARAGGGIVSTVAATRKASEADLVASALPRLDALIGEGATTVEIKSGYGLDTETEMRQLAAARSLGRMRPVAIRTSFLGAHALPPEAEGDKDRYIDLVCKEMLPAVAKTGLADAVDAFMEGIAFSGAQTARVFETARALGLPVKLHADQLSNLGGAALAAKFSALSADHLEHTDEAGAAAMAKAGTAAVLLPGAFYFIRETRKPPVETFRKHGVRMALATDCNPGSSPLTSLLLAMNMGATLFRMTVAECLAGVTREGARALGMLAETGTLEAGKWCDLAIWDIERPAELVYRIGFNPLHRRVWRGQ; encoded by the coding sequence ATGGCAGAGCGCTTCGACCGAATCTGGCACAATGCCTGGCTCGCCACGATGCGGGCCGACCGTCCCGATCTCGGCGAGATCGAGCATGGCCTGATCGCCGCGCGCAACGGCCGCATCGTCTATGCCGGCGCGCAAGCGGATTTTCCCGCGGGTGCCGATGCAGCCGAACGCATCGATTGTGAGGGCCGCTGGATCACGCCGGGCCTCGTCGACTGTCACACCCATCTCGTCTATGGCGGCAACCGCGCACACGAGTTCGAACTGCGCCTGAAGGGCGCGAGCTATGAGGAGATCGCGCGCGCCGGCGGCGGCATCGTTTCGACCGTGGCCGCGACGCGCAAGGCGAGCGAGGCCGATCTCGTTGCGAGTGCTCTGCCGCGGCTCGACGCGCTGATCGGCGAGGGCGCAACCACCGTCGAGATCAAGTCCGGCTACGGCCTCGACACCGAGACCGAGATGCGGCAGCTCGCGGCCGCCCGCAGTCTCGGCCGGATGCGGCCGGTTGCGATCCGCACCTCCTTTCTCGGCGCGCACGCGCTGCCGCCCGAGGCCGAGGGCGACAAGGACCGCTACATCGATCTCGTCTGCAAGGAGATGTTGCCTGCCGTGGCGAAGACCGGCCTTGCCGATGCGGTGGACGCCTTCATGGAAGGCATCGCGTTTTCCGGTGCGCAGACCGCGCGCGTATTCGAGACGGCGAGGGCGCTCGGGCTGCCGGTCAAGCTGCACGCCGATCAATTGTCGAACCTCGGCGGCGCGGCACTTGCTGCAAAATTCTCTGCGCTCTCGGCCGATCATCTCGAGCACACGGACGAGGCCGGCGCTGCGGCGATGGCGAAGGCTGGCACGGCTGCCGTGCTGCTGCCCGGCGCCTTCTATTTCATACGCGAGACGCGGAAGCCGCCGGTCGAGACGTTCCGCAAGCACGGCGTTCGCATGGCGCTTGCCACCGACTGCAATCCCGGCAGTTCGCCGTTGACCTCGCTGCTGCTCGCGATGAACATGGGCGCGACGCTGTTCCGGATGACGGTGGCCGAGTGCCTGGCCGGCGTCACCCGCGAAGGCGCGCGCGCGCTGGGCATGCTCGCTGAAACCGGCACGCTCGAAGCCGGCAAATGGTGCGACCTTGCGATCTGGGACATCGAGCGTCCCGCCGAGCTGGTTTATCGTATCGGCTTCAATCCGCTGCATCGCCGGGTTTGGAGGGGGCAGTGA
- the hutH gene encoding histidine ammonia-lyase — protein MTEVHAPIVVAPETVGLDDFARVLAGASVILDPSFWPRVEAAAAIVAKAAQAATPIYGINTGFGKLASKRIPPDQTALLQRNLIVSHCCGVGPATQEPIVRLMMALKIISLGRGASGVRREVIEQLQAMLARRVYPLVPQQGSVGASGDLAPLAHMTAVMIGEGQAIVDGKTVPGGEALAAAGLAPLTLGPKEGLALINGTQFSTAYAIAGALRAYRLARAALVTGALSVDAAMASTAPFRPEIQQLRGHAGQIAAAAALTALLDGSDIRLSHLEGDERVQDPYCLRCQPQVAGAALDLITQAARTLIVEANAVTDNPLVLVETGEIVSGGNFHAEPVAFAADAIALALSEIGAISERRIATLVDPALNFGLPPFLTSDPGLNSGFMIAEVTAAALYAENKQRALPCSIDSTPTSANQEDHVSMAAHAARRLSDMADNLASILGIELLVAAQGITLRAPHATSKPLVSVIATLREQVPALGADRYMAGDLASAAALIEADALPAAALSMLANDPFPRLG, from the coding sequence GTGACTGAAGTACACGCACCGATCGTCGTCGCCCCGGAAACGGTTGGCCTCGACGATTTCGCGCGTGTGCTCGCGGGCGCTTCCGTCATCCTTGATCCGTCGTTCTGGCCGCGCGTCGAAGCAGCCGCAGCGATCGTCGCAAAGGCCGCGCAGGCCGCAACGCCGATCTACGGCATCAACACCGGCTTCGGAAAGCTGGCGTCAAAACGCATTCCTCCCGATCAGACGGCGCTGCTCCAGCGCAATCTCATCGTCTCGCATTGCTGCGGCGTCGGCCCGGCGACGCAGGAGCCGATCGTGCGGCTGATGATGGCGCTGAAGATCATCTCGCTCGGGCGCGGCGCCTCCGGCGTGCGCCGCGAGGTGATCGAGCAGTTGCAGGCTATGCTGGCGCGCCGCGTCTATCCGCTCGTACCGCAGCAGGGTTCGGTCGGCGCCTCCGGCGATCTCGCGCCGCTCGCGCACATGACTGCCGTCATGATCGGCGAGGGGCAGGCCATCGTCGACGGCAAGACCGTCCCCGGCGGCGAGGCCCTCGCCGCCGCGGGACTTGCACCGTTGACACTCGGCCCCAAGGAGGGGCTCGCACTCATCAACGGCACGCAATTCTCGACGGCCTACGCGATCGCCGGTGCGTTGCGCGCGTATCGCCTCGCCCGTGCCGCGCTCGTCACCGGCGCGCTGTCGGTCGATGCGGCGATGGCGTCGACCGCGCCGTTTCGCCCCGAGATCCAGCAACTGCGCGGCCATGCCGGGCAGATCGCCGCGGCGGCAGCGCTGACGGCGCTGCTCGACGGCAGCGACATCAGGCTGTCGCATCTCGAGGGCGACGAGCGTGTGCAGGATCCCTATTGCCTGCGCTGCCAGCCACAGGTTGCGGGTGCCGCACTCGACCTGATCACGCAAGCGGCTCGAACCTTGATTGTCGAGGCCAATGCCGTCACCGACAATCCGCTCGTGCTGGTCGAGACCGGCGAGATCGTCTCCGGCGGCAATTTCCACGCCGAGCCGGTGGCCTTTGCCGCCGACGCGATCGCGCTGGCGTTGTCGGAGATCGGCGCGATCAGCGAGCGCCGCATCGCGACGCTGGTCGATCCCGCGCTCAATTTTGGCCTGCCGCCGTTCCTGACGTCCGATCCCGGTCTCAATTCCGGCTTCATGATCGCCGAGGTCACGGCAGCCGCCCTCTATGCCGAGAACAAGCAGCGCGCGCTTCCCTGCTCGATCGATTCGACGCCGACCAGCGCCAACCAGGAAGATCACGTCTCGATGGCCGCGCATGCCGCACGGCGTCTCTCCGACATGGCGGATAATCTCGCCTCCATCCTCGGCATCGAGCTGCTGGTCGCAGCACAAGGCATCACGCTGCGCGCGCCGCATGCCACGAGCAAGCCGCTGGTCTCCGTCATCGCTACGCTGCGCGAACAGGTGCCGGCGCTCGGTGCCGACCGCTACATGGCCGGCGATCTCGCAAGCGCGGCCGCGCTGATCGAGGCCGATGCGCTGCCGGCCGCCGCGCTCTCAATGCTTGCGAACGACCCGTTTCCAAGACTTGGCTGA